In Microbacterium laevaniformans, a single window of DNA contains:
- the glgX gene encoding glycogen debranching protein GlgX, whose translation MQSWPGSAYPLGATFDGSGTNFALFSEGAERVELCLFGDRGKETRIEMRDVDAFVWHVYLPTVQPGQRYGYRVHGPNDPSNGQRFNPNKLLLDPYAKAVEGQVQWGQEVFGYDFGDPDSRNDEDSAHAMMKGVVVNPFFDWAGDRLPKTPYAESVIYEAHVKGLTELHPEIPEEIRGTYSAIAHPAIIEHLKHIGVTAIELMPVHQFVNDSTLQEKGLSNYWGYNTIAFLAPQNTYASTGQRGQQVQEFKSMVKALHAAGIEVILDVVYNHTAEGNHMGPTLSMRGIDNEAYYRLEADDKRYYTDYTGTGNSMNVGNPHTLQLIMDSLRYWVLEMHVDGFRFDLAATLAREFYEVDRLAAFFEIVQQDPVISQVKLIAEPWDIGPGGYQVGNFPPQWTEWNGKYRDTVRDLWRGEPATLGEFASRLTGSADLYENSGRRPVASINFVTAHDGFTLRDLVSYNEKHNEANGEDNNDGESHNRSWNCGVEGPTDDQGVLTLRARQQRNFLATLLLSQGVPMISHGDELGRTQGGNNNGYAQDNDITWIDWNHVDQPLVEFTAALARLRREHPTFRRSRFFDGRPVRREEGAPLPDIAWLRPDGTEMQPEDWESGFGRSVGVFLNGDGIRERDRRGEQIVDRHFFILFNAGDEGLSFTIPRAEFSPQWEIVVDTTGQLTDTEPLRGGDAIDLAGRSLVVLRDYQEEKPDVDHSVAASLAALTVPIDIVRSPAPQPELPH comes from the coding sequence ATGCAGTCATGGCCAGGATCCGCGTACCCGCTCGGGGCGACGTTCGACGGCAGCGGGACGAACTTCGCGCTGTTCAGCGAGGGCGCTGAGCGCGTCGAGCTGTGTCTGTTCGGCGATCGCGGCAAGGAGACGCGTATCGAGATGCGCGACGTCGATGCGTTCGTGTGGCACGTCTACCTGCCGACCGTGCAGCCGGGCCAGCGTTACGGCTACCGCGTCCACGGGCCGAACGATCCGTCCAACGGTCAGCGCTTCAACCCGAACAAGCTCCTGCTCGACCCTTACGCGAAGGCCGTCGAGGGGCAGGTGCAGTGGGGTCAGGAGGTGTTCGGCTACGACTTCGGCGACCCCGACTCCCGCAACGACGAGGACTCCGCCCACGCCATGATGAAGGGCGTCGTCGTCAACCCGTTCTTCGATTGGGCGGGTGACCGGCTGCCGAAGACGCCATATGCCGAGAGCGTCATCTACGAAGCCCATGTGAAAGGCCTGACGGAGCTCCACCCCGAGATCCCCGAGGAGATCCGCGGCACCTACAGCGCGATCGCCCACCCGGCGATCATCGAGCACCTCAAACACATCGGCGTGACGGCGATCGAGCTCATGCCGGTGCACCAGTTCGTGAACGACTCGACCCTCCAGGAGAAGGGCCTCAGCAACTACTGGGGCTACAACACGATCGCCTTCCTCGCGCCGCAGAACACCTACGCCTCGACCGGCCAGCGTGGCCAGCAGGTGCAGGAGTTCAAGAGCATGGTGAAGGCGCTGCACGCCGCCGGCATCGAGGTCATCCTCGACGTCGTCTACAACCACACGGCCGAGGGCAACCACATGGGTCCGACGTTGTCGATGCGCGGCATCGACAACGAGGCGTATTACCGTCTCGAAGCCGACGACAAGCGGTATTACACCGACTACACCGGCACCGGCAACAGCATGAACGTCGGCAACCCGCACACGCTCCAGCTGATCATGGACTCGCTGCGCTACTGGGTGCTGGAGATGCACGTCGACGGTTTTCGGTTCGATCTGGCGGCCACCCTCGCCCGCGAGTTCTACGAGGTCGACCGGCTCGCGGCGTTCTTCGAAATCGTGCAGCAGGATCCGGTGATCTCGCAGGTCAAGCTCATCGCCGAGCCCTGGGACATCGGACCCGGCGGCTACCAGGTCGGCAACTTCCCGCCGCAGTGGACGGAGTGGAACGGCAAGTACCGCGACACCGTCCGCGACCTGTGGCGCGGCGAGCCCGCGACGCTCGGAGAGTTCGCGTCACGTCTGACGGGTTCGGCGGACCTGTACGAGAACTCGGGACGTCGACCCGTGGCATCCATCAACTTCGTCACCGCGCACGACGGCTTCACGCTCCGCGACCTCGTCTCGTACAACGAGAAGCACAACGAGGCCAACGGCGAGGACAATAACGACGGTGAATCGCACAACCGCTCGTGGAACTGCGGTGTCGAAGGCCCCACCGACGACCAGGGGGTGCTGACGCTGCGTGCGCGTCAGCAGCGCAACTTCCTGGCGACGCTGCTGCTGAGCCAGGGCGTGCCGATGATCTCGCACGGCGATGAGCTCGGCCGCACTCAGGGCGGCAACAACAACGGGTACGCGCAGGACAACGACATCACCTGGATCGACTGGAACCACGTCGACCAGCCGCTCGTCGAGTTCACGGCGGCCCTTGCCCGGCTGCGCCGCGAGCACCCGACGTTCCGCCGCAGCCGCTTCTTCGACGGCAGGCCCGTCCGACGTGAGGAGGGCGCGCCGCTGCCCGACATCGCGTGGCTGCGCCCCGACGGCACCGAGATGCAGCCCGAGGACTGGGAGTCCGGCTTCGGCCGGTCCGTCGGGGTCTTCCTCAACGGCGACGGCATCCGGGAGCGCGACCGCCGCGGCGAGCAGATCGTCGATCGTCACTTCTTCATCCTGTTCAACGCGGGTGATGAAGGGCTCTCCTTCACGATCCCCCGCGCGGAGTTCAGCCCGCAGTGGGAGATCGTCGTCGACACCACGGGCCAGCTCACCGACACCGAGCCGCTCCGCGGCGGCGACGCCATCGACCTGGCCGGACGCTCCCTCGTCGTCCTGCGCGACTACCAGGAGGAGAAGCCGGACGTCGACCACTCCGTCGCCGCGTCGCTGGCGGCGCTGACGGTACCGATCGACATCGTCCGCTCGCCCGCCCCGCAGCCCGAGCTGCCGCACTGA
- a CDS encoding TIGR04028 family ABC transporter substrate-binding protein has product MSRLTRTTLVVASTLAAVALLAGCASGSAAPAASAGGEPKTGGTLTYLEPQTWTTLYPPSAGFYPNGGIVNNVTDRLLYQNPETLELEPWIATDYKVNDDATEYTFDLRTDVTYSDGTPLTAANVVKNIDLYGKGDKARALPVSEAINNYDHGEVTGDHTVVFHFTAPSPGFAQAVSTINSGLLSDATLDRTSEQFGPGNATKIIGSGPFVISDEQIGTQTSVTARKDYNWAPPSLKHQGAAYLAGVNYVVAAENSVRVGTVVAGQADIARNIPAPDEAQFAAGGLSLHAAATNGVNNGLSFRFREPRLADVRVRQAIIAGIDRQKIVDTLFTKNYPLATGALAKTALGYVDTSSYYTYDPAKAASLLDAAGWTLGSDGIRAKDGEKLTLSFNEALPQPRSKEVVTLIQEQLGKLGIQVSLFAGDMAAQTKASTDQSVIQVYHSMVGRADFDVLKSQYFSKNRNTLLNLNPADGSIGDPQLDTLLQAIASEPTTAERQAASEAAQTYLAENAYILPIFEEPQVFGLTAKVQGFATESVGRPTFSSTWLAG; this is encoded by the coding sequence ATGTCCCGACTGACCCGCACGACCCTCGTCGTGGCATCCACCCTCGCCGCGGTCGCCCTCCTCGCCGGTTGCGCTTCCGGCAGTGCCGCCCCCGCCGCCTCCGCCGGAGGCGAGCCGAAGACCGGCGGCACGCTCACCTACCTGGAGCCGCAGACGTGGACGACGCTGTACCCGCCGTCCGCGGGCTTCTACCCCAACGGCGGCATCGTCAACAACGTGACCGATCGCCTGCTCTACCAGAACCCCGAGACGCTCGAACTCGAGCCGTGGATCGCGACCGACTACAAGGTCAACGACGATGCCACCGAGTACACGTTCGACCTGCGCACCGACGTCACGTACTCCGACGGCACGCCGCTGACCGCCGCGAACGTCGTGAAGAACATCGACCTCTACGGCAAGGGCGACAAGGCGCGGGCGCTTCCGGTGTCGGAGGCGATCAACAACTACGACCACGGCGAGGTGACCGGCGACCACACGGTCGTCTTCCACTTCACGGCGCCGTCGCCCGGCTTCGCGCAGGCCGTCTCGACCATCAACTCGGGCCTGCTGTCGGATGCGACCCTCGACCGCACGAGCGAGCAGTTCGGACCGGGCAACGCCACCAAGATCATCGGCAGCGGCCCGTTCGTCATCTCCGACGAGCAGATCGGCACGCAGACCAGCGTCACCGCGCGCAAGGACTACAACTGGGCGCCGCCGTCGCTGAAGCATCAGGGCGCCGCCTACCTCGCGGGCGTCAACTACGTCGTCGCGGCCGAGAACAGCGTGCGCGTCGGCACCGTCGTCGCAGGCCAAGCCGACATCGCCCGCAACATCCCCGCCCCCGACGAGGCGCAGTTCGCCGCCGGCGGCCTGTCGCTGCACGCCGCCGCCACCAACGGCGTCAACAACGGCCTGAGCTTCCGCTTCCGTGAGCCGCGTCTGGCCGACGTGCGTGTGCGTCAGGCGATCATCGCGGGCATCGACCGTCAGAAGATCGTCGACACCCTGTTCACGAAGAACTACCCGCTGGCCACCGGCGCGCTCGCCAAGACCGCCCTCGGCTACGTCGACACCTCCTCGTACTACACGTACGACCCGGCCAAGGCCGCGTCGCTGCTGGATGCCGCGGGGTGGACCCTCGGATCCGACGGCATCCGTGCCAAGGACGGCGAGAAGCTCACGCTGAGCTTCAACGAGGCGCTGCCGCAGCCGCGCTCGAAGGAGGTCGTGACCCTCATCCAGGAGCAGCTGGGCAAGCTCGGCATCCAGGTGTCGTTGTTCGCCGGCGACATGGCCGCGCAGACCAAGGCGTCCACCGACCAGAGCGTCATCCAGGTGTACCACTCCATGGTCGGCCGCGCGGACTTCGATGTGCTGAAGTCGCAGTACTTCTCGAAGAACCGCAACACGCTGCTCAACCTGAACCCCGCGGACGGCAGCATCGGTGACCCGCAGCTCGACACGCTCCTGCAGGCGATCGCGTCCGAGCCCACGACGGCCGAGCGTCAGGCGGCATCCGAGGCGGCGCAGACCTACCTCGCCGAGAACGCCTACATCCTGCCGATCTTCGAGGAGCCCCAGGTCTTCGGCCTGACCGCGAAGGTCCAGGGCTTCGCGACCGAGTCGGTCGGTCGCCCGACCTTCTCCTCGACCTGGCTCGCGGGCTGA
- a CDS encoding dipeptide ABC transporter ATP-binding protein has translation MSAQPLLSIRDLAVQYRTRRGAVEAVRGVSFDVEAGSVTALVGESGSGKTTVAQSVIGLLAANGRVSGGSIRLSERTDGPTELVGLGERRWRHLRGRCIALIPQDPGNSLNPVATIGWSVGEALRIHGWKDRAKIQARVIDLLERVGIDDPEARARQYPHELSGGMRQRVLIAAALALQPELIIADEPTSALDVTVQRTVLDLLDELRAETGTGILFITHDLAVAADRSDALVVMQGGRVQEAGPTAEVLPAPTSDYTRTLLADAPSLARVVERTAPDAAALADTLVEVSGLTQEFRRAGRSPLVAVDDVSFTVARGTTHALVGESGSGKTTTGRSIAGFNSPTRGTIRVGGTEVTALAGGRSRRAFHRTTQLVYQNPYASLDPRQSIADILAEPLRNFGIGTRGERADRVAHHLELVALAPEIASRHPRELSGGQRQRVAIARALIVEPELVVLDEAVSALDVTVQAQILRLLARLQSELGLTYVFISHDLAVVRQIADTVSVLRRGRQVEHGAAAAVFAGPQHAYTRELLAAIPGASLREELPASPSPSIPRKEEVSA, from the coding sequence ATGAGCGCGCAGCCACTGCTGTCCATCCGCGACCTCGCCGTGCAGTACCGCACGCGTCGCGGTGCCGTCGAGGCCGTCCGCGGGGTCTCGTTCGACGTCGAGGCGGGGTCGGTCACGGCTCTGGTGGGCGAGTCCGGTTCGGGCAAGACGACCGTCGCCCAGTCGGTCATCGGCCTGCTCGCCGCCAACGGCCGCGTCTCCGGCGGCAGCATCCGACTGTCCGAGCGCACCGACGGGCCGACCGAGCTCGTCGGTCTCGGCGAGCGCCGCTGGCGGCATCTGCGCGGACGCTGCATCGCGCTCATCCCGCAGGACCCGGGCAACTCGCTCAACCCGGTGGCCACCATCGGCTGGAGCGTCGGCGAAGCCCTCCGCATCCACGGGTGGAAGGACCGCGCCAAGATCCAGGCGCGCGTCATCGACCTGCTCGAACGCGTCGGCATCGACGACCCCGAGGCTCGCGCACGTCAGTATCCGCACGAGCTGTCCGGGGGTATGCGCCAGCGGGTGCTGATCGCTGCGGCGCTCGCGCTGCAGCCCGAGCTGATCATCGCCGACGAGCCCACGAGCGCGCTCGACGTGACGGTGCAGCGGACCGTCCTGGACCTTCTCGACGAGCTGCGCGCCGAGACGGGCACCGGCATCCTCTTCATCACGCACGACCTCGCCGTCGCCGCAGACCGCTCCGACGCGCTCGTCGTGATGCAGGGTGGCCGCGTGCAGGAAGCGGGGCCCACGGCTGAGGTCCTGCCGGCGCCGACGTCGGACTACACCCGCACGCTCCTCGCCGACGCACCCTCACTCGCCCGCGTCGTCGAGCGCACGGCGCCGGATGCTGCCGCCCTCGCCGACACCCTCGTCGAGGTCTCCGGGCTCACGCAGGAGTTCCGCCGCGCGGGACGCTCGCCGCTGGTCGCCGTCGACGACGTGTCGTTCACCGTCGCCCGCGGCACGACGCACGCCCTCGTCGGGGAGTCGGGCTCGGGCAAGACGACGACAGGGCGCTCGATCGCGGGCTTCAACAGCCCGACGCGCGGCACGATCCGTGTCGGCGGAACCGAGGTCACCGCGCTCGCCGGCGGACGGTCACGCCGCGCGTTCCACCGCACCACCCAGCTCGTCTACCAGAACCCGTACGCGTCGCTCGATCCGCGCCAGAGCATCGCCGACATCCTCGCCGAGCCCCTGCGCAACTTCGGCATCGGCACCCGCGGCGAGCGGGCCGACCGGGTGGCGCATCACCTCGAGCTCGTCGCCCTCGCGCCCGAGATCGCGTCGCGGCATCCGCGGGAGCTCTCCGGCGGGCAGCGCCAGCGCGTGGCCATCGCCCGTGCGCTGATCGTGGAGCCCGAGCTGGTCGTGCTCGACGAGGCCGTCTCGGCCCTCGATGTGACGGTCCAGGCGCAGATCCTGCGGCTGCTCGCGCGGCTGCAGAGCGAACTCGGACTGACCTACGTGTTCATCTCGCACGATCTCGCCGTCGTTCGCCAGATCGCCGACACCGTCTCGGTGCTCCGCCGCGGCCGTCAGGTGGAGCACGGCGCGGCCGCCGCGGTCTTCGCCGGTCCGCAGCACGCGTACACGCGTGAGCTGCTCGCCGCGATCCCGGGGGCGTCGCTGCGCGAGGAGCTCCCGGCATCGCCGTCCCCGTCCATCCCCCGCAAGGAAGAGGTATCCGCATGA
- a CDS encoding ABC transporter permease, whose translation MSYVLRRVGQAVLVLALAYTAAYLLLAALPGDAVIARYGAPELGLTPEQIEAIRQSLGADQPLIVQYVRSIAGFLTGDFGYSVASGAAVSDLIATALPPTLTLAVLGLALAVFLAVTIAFTATYGAGRGLRRVFRGIPPLFVSLPVFWIGIILIQVFSFRLGLVPVIGANPVQALILPVITLATPIAAPLSQVLMRSIDEVREQPFVAVVRARGASTPWLLWRNVARNALLPTLTMAGLLFGELVGGAVVTETVFARAGIGQLTAQAVANRDTPVLLAVVVISTVAFVVINLIVDLLYPVLDARLRTSGPTRGSVAAPREDAADRAVDELVDAEVGATVAAAASRGGNR comes from the coding sequence ATGTCGTACGTCCTTCGTCGTGTGGGCCAGGCGGTGCTCGTCCTCGCTCTGGCCTACACGGCGGCATATCTGCTGCTGGCGGCCCTCCCCGGTGACGCCGTCATCGCGCGGTACGGCGCGCCGGAGCTCGGCCTCACCCCTGAGCAGATCGAGGCCATCCGCCAGTCGCTCGGCGCCGATCAGCCCCTCATCGTGCAATACGTCCGCTCGATCGCGGGCTTCCTCACGGGCGACTTCGGCTACTCGGTGGCCAGCGGCGCGGCCGTCTCCGACCTCATCGCGACGGCGTTGCCGCCCACCCTGACCCTGGCGGTGCTCGGTCTCGCATTGGCGGTGTTCCTCGCGGTCACGATCGCCTTCACCGCGACGTACGGTGCGGGTCGCGGGCTGCGTCGGGTGTTCCGCGGCATCCCGCCCCTGTTCGTCTCCCTGCCGGTGTTCTGGATCGGCATCATCCTGATCCAGGTGTTCTCGTTCCGGCTCGGGCTCGTGCCCGTCATCGGGGCCAACCCCGTGCAGGCGCTCATCCTGCCGGTGATCACCCTGGCGACCCCGATCGCGGCGCCCCTCTCACAGGTGCTGATGCGTTCGATCGACGAGGTGCGCGAGCAGCCGTTCGTCGCCGTCGTGCGTGCGCGCGGGGCGAGCACGCCGTGGCTGCTGTGGCGAAACGTCGCCCGCAACGCGCTGCTGCCGACCCTGACGATGGCGGGACTGCTCTTCGGCGAGCTCGTGGGCGGTGCGGTCGTGACCGAGACGGTCTTCGCCCGCGCCGGCATCGGCCAGCTCACGGCGCAGGCGGTCGCCAACCGCGACACCCCGGTGCTGCTCGCCGTCGTCGTGATCTCCACCGTCGCCTTCGTCGTCATCAATCTGATCGTCGACCTGCTGTACCCCGTGCTCGACGCGAGGCTGCGCACCTCCGGGCCCACCCGCGGGTCGGTCGCGGCACCGCGCGAAGATGCCGCCGACCGCGCCGTCGACGAGCTCGTGGATGCCGAGGTCGGTGCCACCGTGGCGGCCGCCGCCTCCCGAGGAGGGAACCGATGA
- the treY gene encoding malto-oligosyltrehalose synthase gives MADDPRGAPASTYRLQVRASFDLDAAASVTGYLHDLGVDWAYLSPILQAASGSDHGYDVVDPTRVDADRGGPGGLERFVAAAREAGLGILVDIVPNHQGVADPTENPWWWDVLTHGRASRHAHAFDIDWAHGAERVVLPVLGGTLDEVLGAGEIEVAPPAADDDDFGTARYYDLVLPLAPGTAPLHATTDRLAVRDVLERQHWRVTSWRRDAEELNYRRFFTVTSLAGVRVELPDVFAASHGEILRWVREGLVDGLRIDHPDGLADPGGYLDALAAAVVEARGAASTPAFPVYVEKILEPGEELPGWWATDGTTGYDALGEIDRVLVDPAGAPALTALDERLRGGPVDWHDMIAGTKREIADTSQAAEVGRLIRCLPDAVRADLGDDRARDAFAELLAAFPVYRAYLPAGRELLADAVATASARRPDLADALVVLAELVADTDAELSRRFMQTTGPVTAKGVEDRAFYRYTRLSSLTEVGGDPSWFALDVPGFHAAFTRRQASWPHALTALTTHDTKRSEDVRARLSVLAEIPDRWAAALDALRATASTGDGPLDALLWQAVIGAWSDDPALPERLHAYAEKAAREGDVGTSWTDPDEAFEARVHGLVDAAFDAARPTVEALVADVVDAGRSNSLSAKLLQLAGPGVPDVYQGTELWDLSLVDPDNRRPVDVARRRALLARLDDGWMPSVDDTGAAKLLVVSRTLRLRRARPDLFTRYTPLPVVGAASAHAVAFDRGGAIAVATRLPVGLAARGGWGDTAVLLPTGRWRDAFTGRELAGGAAPLAVVLADLPVALLVAAD, from the coding sequence GTGGCCGACGACCCGCGCGGCGCGCCCGCCTCGACCTACCGCCTCCAGGTGCGCGCGTCGTTCGACCTGGATGCCGCGGCCTCCGTCACCGGCTACCTGCACGATCTCGGCGTCGATTGGGCCTACCTGTCGCCGATCCTGCAGGCGGCCTCCGGCTCAGACCACGGCTACGACGTGGTGGACCCCACGCGGGTGGACGCCGACCGGGGCGGCCCGGGCGGACTCGAGAGGTTCGTCGCCGCGGCACGGGAGGCCGGTCTCGGCATCCTCGTGGACATCGTGCCGAACCATCAGGGCGTGGCCGATCCGACCGAGAACCCGTGGTGGTGGGACGTCCTGACCCACGGACGGGCGTCACGGCACGCGCACGCGTTCGATATCGATTGGGCGCACGGCGCCGAGCGTGTCGTGCTGCCCGTGCTGGGTGGCACCCTCGACGAGGTGCTCGGCGCCGGCGAGATCGAGGTGGCACCCCCGGCGGCCGACGACGACGATTTCGGCACGGCGCGCTACTACGACCTCGTGCTGCCGCTGGCCCCCGGCACCGCGCCGCTGCACGCGACGACCGACCGCCTCGCGGTGCGCGACGTGCTGGAGCGCCAGCACTGGCGGGTGACGTCGTGGCGGCGGGATGCCGAGGAGCTGAACTACCGTCGCTTCTTCACGGTGACCTCACTCGCGGGCGTGCGGGTCGAGCTGCCCGACGTGTTCGCCGCGTCGCACGGGGAGATCCTCCGATGGGTGCGCGAGGGGCTCGTCGACGGTCTGCGCATCGACCATCCCGACGGCCTGGCCGATCCGGGCGGCTACCTCGACGCACTCGCGGCCGCGGTCGTGGAGGCCCGCGGCGCCGCGTCGACCCCCGCCTTTCCCGTCTACGTGGAGAAGATCCTCGAGCCGGGGGAGGAGTTGCCCGGCTGGTGGGCCACCGACGGCACCACCGGCTACGACGCCCTCGGCGAGATCGACCGGGTGCTCGTCGACCCGGCCGGCGCGCCGGCGCTGACCGCGCTCGACGAGCGCCTGCGCGGCGGGCCCGTGGACTGGCACGACATGATCGCCGGCACCAAGCGCGAGATCGCCGACACGTCGCAGGCCGCCGAGGTCGGTCGCCTCATCCGCTGCCTGCCGGACGCCGTGCGCGCCGACCTGGGCGACGACCGTGCCCGTGACGCGTTCGCCGAGCTGCTCGCCGCCTTCCCCGTCTACCGCGCGTACCTTCCGGCCGGCCGCGAGCTGCTGGCGGATGCCGTGGCCACGGCATCCGCGCGCCGGCCCGACCTCGCCGACGCCCTCGTCGTGCTGGCGGAGCTCGTCGCCGATACCGACGCCGAACTGTCGCGGCGCTTCATGCAGACCACCGGCCCGGTGACCGCCAAGGGCGTCGAGGACCGCGCGTTCTACCGGTACACGCGGCTGAGCTCGCTCACCGAGGTGGGCGGCGACCCGTCGTGGTTCGCGCTCGACGTCCCCGGGTTCCACGCGGCGTTCACGCGTCGTCAGGCGTCGTGGCCGCACGCGCTCACGGCGCTGACGACGCACGACACCAAGCGCTCCGAGGACGTGCGGGCGCGCCTGTCGGTGCTCGCGGAGATCCCCGACCGCTGGGCGGCGGCGCTGGACGCGCTGCGTGCGACGGCATCCACCGGGGACGGCCCGCTCGATGCGCTCCTGTGGCAGGCGGTGATCGGTGCATGGTCGGACGATCCGGCCCTGCCCGAGCGGCTGCACGCGTACGCCGAGAAGGCCGCGCGTGAGGGCGACGTCGGCACGAGCTGGACCGATCCCGACGAGGCGTTCGAAGCGCGCGTCCACGGACTCGTCGACGCGGCGTTCGATGCCGCGCGGCCGACGGTCGAGGCGCTCGTCGCCGACGTCGTGGATGCCGGCCGCTCGAACTCCCTGTCGGCGAAGCTGCTGCAGTTGGCCGGACCCGGCGTGCCGGACGTCTACCAGGGCACGGAGCTGTGGGACCTCTCGCTCGTCGACCCCGACAACCGGCGCCCCGTCGATGTCGCCCGCCGCCGCGCGCTGCTCGCACGGCTCGACGACGGATGGATGCCGTCGGTCGACGACACCGGTGCCGCCAAGCTCCTCGTCGTGTCGCGGACCCTGCGGCTGCGCCGTGCCCGGCCCGACCTGTTCACGCGGTACACGCCGCTGCCCGTCGTCGGTGCGGCATCCGCGCACGCCGTCGCGTTCGACCGGGGCGGTGCGATCGCCGTCGCGACGCGTCTGCCCGTCGGGCTCGCCGCGCGCGGCGGCTGGGGCGACACCGCGGTGCTGCTGCCCACGGGACGCTGGCGCGATGCGTTCACCGGACGCGAGCTCGCCGGCGGGGCCGCGCCCCTGGCCGTCGTTCTCGCCGACCTGCCGGTCGCGCTGCTGGTCGCGGCCGACTGA
- a CDS encoding ABC transporter permease, which yields MTALATTAGLAGDTAPGDPGPGAPAPDRRLRWRSLVSRVGFVLPALVILVALLWALFPGLFTAQNPTETVAPALQAPSAEHWFGTDATGRDLYARVVYGASQSIIGALVAVLVGLVVGTAIGLAAGALGGAVDEVLMRVVDVLLAIPALLLSLSVVILLGFGTTSAAVAVGVTSIAVFARLARSRVVSVRVTDFVEAAYGSGGTFFGVLWRHILPNSLTPVIALAALQFGSAILQISTLGFLGYGAPPPTPEWGLLIAEGRNYVATAWWLTVLPGLIVVFVVLATNRLSQALRGGDAA from the coding sequence ATGACCGCCCTGGCCACCACCGCTGGACTCGCCGGCGACACCGCACCCGGCGACCCGGGCCCCGGCGCCCCCGCTCCCGACCGGCGCCTGCGCTGGCGGAGCCTCGTCTCGCGCGTCGGGTTCGTCCTGCCGGCGCTCGTGATCCTCGTCGCCCTGCTGTGGGCGCTGTTCCCGGGCCTGTTCACGGCCCAGAACCCCACCGAGACGGTCGCGCCCGCGCTGCAGGCGCCCAGCGCCGAGCACTGGTTCGGCACCGACGCCACCGGCCGCGATCTCTACGCCCGTGTCGTCTACGGCGCCTCGCAGTCGATCATCGGCGCGCTCGTCGCCGTGCTCGTCGGCCTCGTCGTGGGCACCGCCATCGGCCTCGCGGCCGGAGCGCTCGGCGGCGCCGTCGACGAGGTGCTCATGCGCGTCGTCGACGTGCTGCTCGCGATCCCCGCACTGCTGCTGTCGCTGAGCGTCGTGATCCTGTTGGGCTTCGGCACCACGAGCGCCGCCGTCGCGGTCGGGGTCACCTCGATCGCGGTGTTCGCGCGCCTGGCGCGCTCGCGCGTCGTGAGCGTTCGGGTCACCGACTTCGTCGAGGCGGCCTACGGCTCGGGCGGCACGTTCTTCGGCGTGCTGTGGCGCCACATCCTGCCCAACTCGCTCACTCCGGTGATCGCGCTGGCGGCGCTGCAGTTCGGCTCGGCGATCCTGCAGATCTCCACCCTCGGCTTCCTCGGCTACGGCGCCCCGCCGCCCACGCCCGAGTGGGGCCTGCTGATCGCCGAGGGACGCAACTACGTCGCCACCGCCTGGTGGCTCACGGTGCTGCCCGGCCTGATCGTCGTGTTCGTCGTGCTGGCGACCAACCGCCTCAGCCAGGCCCTTCGAGGAGGGGATGCCGCATGA